The Mercenaria mercenaria strain notata unplaced genomic scaffold, MADL_Memer_1 contig_2224, whole genome shotgun sequence genome includes the window GATCCTTTGCTCCCTTAAAATAATTTTCAGCGGGAGTCGCTCTGCTGAAGTATTTAATACTGTCCATATCGAATATTATGCAAAATTAAGAATACATTAGTAAGTTGCAAATTTCGATAAGATTGAAAATCTTCCGAAATATATCTATATAGTTCGGTGACCATTTTAACAGTTTGCTCAGTGTATATCAACCACTCTGTTCTAAACATAATTGAAATGAAGTTAATATGCTAGAGTtattaaatgatttaatacaaTTCATACAGATGCGTAGAGCCAAGATTATGTCGTAAATGCTATCAATAGACCCTTCAGCAGTTAAGAAACTGTCACAAACTGTCACAAATTGaaattcattactttttattttcagcAGACAGAACCCGAACTGCCTGATAAAAGTGGAAAAAAGTTAGAAACCTATAAAGTTTATGGATCGATTATTAAGTTTTTTTATCGCAAAGATATATAGATATAAGGCATTTCAGAATTTTGAACTATGTCAGAAGGATTTACAAATCGTAATCACTGTTCCACCAATTTGTACGAAATCATACACAACGATGTTGCAGAATGCCTTCCATTTcgtatgtatattttttaaaagaaaatacattctATATCATTTTCTATATGGTTGAATACCGTTTATCAtaataattcataaatataattttaatctaaattttaaaactatcCAATGTTATGTATGTGCTTGTTTGATAAGATCTATTTTTATTAGTCATTTCCATTTTTCCAAACAATCACATTGTTTATGACGGAAAGTCGTGCTGACTCGTAAGCGAAGACCAAAACACATAAAAATTTAACGTCATAGCAAGGCGAAGCCGtacactggaaaaatgaccaacCGCTGCTAatgttgaaatacatgtatttctcaGATAACCCGAGATGTTGCATTTAATAGTCAATATGAGGATTTATCAGCCACTTTTCTAGATCGATGAATCATCATGTTGACCTCTTTAAAAGGCAATAACTGTAAAGTATCATAGCGCCACAATGCAGGTATTTGTGACAAACTAATCCTAATATATCATATTTGGAGATAATGTTTGGTAAATTATTACTCACCGAAGTTAAATTGCATAAATATTTACTGCATACTACATGTAACAACACGACAtcttatcaataaaaatattaattttcataacCTGACAGAAAGTGTTGATTAAATATTAAAGTTTTCtccttaaaatataaatatttattgtttatagATTGGCTATACAAAGCGCTATTCCTTTGTCCGGGAAACGGAGGCAATATTGCAATATTGGGAAAACAAATGGGATACAGAGCAAGGGCTTTCAGACTTCAAGAAAACGACTAGGCTTCTTCTGGTAAATCTAAGAGGTGCTGCAACtaccaaattttcaaaatgttataatAACACCGTAAAGATGTTTATATTGTTAAgacttaaatataaaaatgaatattttgtacttaaactagtatcttgtttatatttagcctctcatatgatgataattttaataaattgcGTTCATTTAAACATTAGAATAACAACCGAGCATTGAAAATTGACGAAACTAAGTATGTACTCCTAATGTGAAATTGTCTATTCgtcgaaaaaaaaagttaaaacagacagattattcatttatttctatgCTGACAGGTAGAACAGCATCAATTACAGCACTGTCGACCGAAGATGGAACTCCTCGCCGGCTTCACACCCTAGCTGGTGGAGGTTGGGGAGGACAAGCAGTTAACGAGGAATTCAAACAGTTTCTCATAAAAATTGTCGGTGCACCTGTCTTCCTAAAATTTGTTGAGGAGGAAGAAAGCGACTGGATGGACTTAAAAATGAAGTTTGAAACTATCAAGCATGGCGTTAAAAGTGAAGACGATGGAAAAGTATCTCTCAGACTGCCTGTCAGTCTACGGGAGATTCTTGAAGAGTGTTGCAATGAAAATGTGCAAACTGCCGTACAAGCGTCCCCCtattcaaagaaaatatatttcacgaggGACCTAATGCGTTTAGATGTTAGTATCATCAAAGATCTTTTTACAAACTCAGTAGAAAAGATAATTTCCAACATAAAGGAAACCCTGCAAATCGAAGCAGTAACAGGAACAAAGACCATTATTATGGTAGGTGGATTTTCAGAATCGCCTTTAGTTCAGAGTGCTGTGAAAGAAGCGTTCCCCGACTGTAATGTTTTCGTCCCGAAGGAGCCTGCATATGCATTGCTAAAAGGTGCAGTCATGAAAGGACGCAACGTAGAACCACAAAAAGCATCAGTAACGGCCGTGTCTAAATTTACATACGGCGTTCATGTGTGTCATATCAATGACGAACACGGTAGCTCAGAAATTGAAAAAgaagaaactaaaattttctttCGAAAAGGAGAACCAATTTCTGTAGGAGACAAAGTAACGTGGAAGTTCACGTTAGAAACATATGACATGCAACACGTAGAAATTCAGTTTTTCACGTCACCAAGAACGGATACCGTATCAGTAGACGAAAGCGAAATCGAGTATCTGGAAAAGGTTAGGCATGATTTCGACGGTCTGCATACAAAGACTATAAAGATAGAAATGCTTTTCCATCCGTTTTGTTTTGAGAAGGAGGTAATGCAACCACATCAATTTGTGCGCTTTTTATAATTTAAGATGAAAAATCTGTGAAGGCAATGTAATTGGTACAGTATTGTGATTTGTTGTTGCTAGGAGATGTTGCATTATCAGTGTTGATTTTTATACCTGGTTATGTAATTTGTATTTGAAACAACGCTCTTTGTATATACAGAGTGATGACGTGATGTAAATGTCTACTAATCAATATATTCACAACAATGCTGGGTTACTGGTATCTACTTTCGCGGTTGTCTGTGGGTTATATTCCTTGCTTCAGCTGAAATGATTTAAGCTGGTATGTCCATGCTTTGAGTTATGAACGTGCACAATATATTCGTTTTTAATCCcctgccgtggcggagggattataggaatggtctgcgtccgtccttccgtccttccgtctgtaacaTAAttgtgttcggtccatatctcctaaaccccttgaaggattttcatgaaacttgggtcaaatgatcatctcatccagacaatgtgcagaacccatgagtcagccttgtcagttcaaggtcaaggtcacaactcaaggtcaaaggtttgagcctgccattttgtgtccgctctatatctcataaaccccttgaaggaattttataaaacttgggtcaaatgatcacctcagtaagacgatgtgcagaatccatgagtcagccatgtcggctcaaggtcaaggtcacaacatagGGTCAAatgttttgagccttccattttgtgtccgctctatatcttctaaactccttgaaggattttcatgaaacttgggtcaaacgattcacctcatcaagacaatgtgcagaacccatgagtcagccttgtcggctcaaggtgaaggtcacaactcaaggtcaaaggtttgagcctttcattttgtgtccgctctatatatttcctaaaccccttgaaggaattttatcaaacttgggtcaaatgatcacctcatcaagtcaatgtgcagaactaatgagtcagccatgtcaactcaaggtcaaggtcacaacttagggtcaaaggtttgagccttccattttgtgtccgctctatatctcctaaactccttgaaggattttcatcaaacttgggtcaaacgatcacctcatcaaggcgatgtgcagaacttatgagtcagtcatgttggttcaaggtcaaggtcacaactgaaggtcaaaggtttgagccttccatttcgtgtccgctttatatctcctaaaccccttgaaggaattttataaaacttgggtaaaatgattacctcatcaaaacgatgtgcagaaattatgagtcaaccatgccagctcaaggtcaaggtcacaactaagggtcgaaggtttgagccttccattttgtgtccactctgtatctcctaaaccccttgaaggattttcatcaaactttggtcaaatgatcacctcatcaagaactcatgagtcagccatgtcaactaaaggtcaaggtcacaactgaaggccaaaggtttcagctctgtatctcctataccccttgaaagattttcatgaatcttgggtcaaatgatcacctcatcaagacgttgtgcagagttcatgagtcagccatgtcagttcaaggtcaaggtcacagctaaaatcaaaggtttaccctttcactatccatagcagtggtgggggatttagctgtctttcagactgccttgtatccatttgcaccagatcagaaagaaaatgccactgcaCATGTTAACCGTACCCCTTTATACACTACAAgccgaaagatttcctgcggtcagaagttatacagaccagaaattgtcaTAGATGTATGcgtgaccactcagcctaaaatTAACTTATTGGTTGAGATTAACgtgaatgtttttcttttattatactacagtgtaacttccgaaaacccaacggcctccggaccagcctaaaagttcggtatttggaagtttacggaattcagaagtttggaagTTTGCAGGCAAAGTAGACATTAGTagaactctttttcgataccggtgacctatgatttttattgcattttttttgtttcttagatgattgtacttcaatatccaaagtttgaagaaattctgttattgggaaaattttcgcaccaaattctagcatacgtccttaatgtAGATAATATTACTCCATTCAGTATGATTTACAAGTATTAATTCTGAAGTTACTGTTTTGAGCAAAA containing:
- the LOC128552274 gene encoding heat shock 70 kDa protein 12A-like → MDRLLSFFIAKIYRYKAFQNFELCQKDLQIVITVPPICTKSYTTMLQNAFHFIGYTKRYSFVRETEAILQYWENKWDTEQGLSDFKKTTRLLLVNLRGRTASITALSTEDGTPRRLHTLAGGGWGGQAVNEEFKQFLIKIVGAPVFLKFVEEEESDWMDLKMKFETIKHGVKSEDDGKVSLRLPVSLREILEECCNENVQTAVQASPYSKKIYFTRDLMRLDVSIIKDLFTNSVEKIISNIKETLQIEAVTGTKTIIMVGGFSESPLVQSAVKEAFPDCNVFVPKEPAYALLKGAVMKGRNVEPQKASVTAVSKFTYGVHVCHINDEHGSSEIEKEETKIFFRKGEPISVGDKVTWKFTLETYDMQHVEIQFFTSPRTDTVSVDESEIEYLEKVRHDFDGLHTKTIKIEMLFHPFCFEKEVMQPHQFVRFL